From the Caloenas nicobarica isolate bCalNic1 chromosome 2, bCalNic1.hap1, whole genome shotgun sequence genome, the window TCCCTGATTAATCGAATCTCCGCTTGATAAAATACTGTGCCTTGAAATGGCGTGGAGAAATGTGAGAGTACATTCAAGTTCTTCCTTTTGAGCTTGGGCAGATCACATGCTTAATTATTAGTGACAGATTTGCTTATCAGGACTCCAGCTTTCCTGATATGTTAAATTTAATCCTGCAGACACGACAGCAGTACAAAGTCCGGCGCTAACCAAGACTTTAAGCTTTAAAGAGATGCCACTGgtcaggaaaatattaatagcacAGTCAAGCTCTTCAACATGCAGGCTACAGCTCAGGCTTCAAGGGCAGCAAACTAATTAGGCTcttcttatatttaaaaaagcaaaataaagcctgagctgcagctggaagcagGACAGGTCTTAAAGCAGCTTAGGTGTGACCAGACAAAGCAGAGCTTAACTGCTGGAGCCTGCAGAGCAGGTTTGCTGTCCGTATAGAGGAAATTTGGTGCAGACCACTGTAATCTTGGTGTTCAGCCCTGCCAGACCAAAGCTTGATTCACCGAGAATTCTCTGAATGTAAACTCACCCCTCATATTATAGTATTAGCATGATTTGGGTTTTTCCTTtatctgtgtggtttttttcccctgttcaaTTACTCTAGATACTCAAAACACCGTCAACTTAAAAAGTATTCAGTCTTACGAATGTACTCTCTCTTCACTCTCCATTAAAGCTTTTTGTACTTAAACTGCAACAGCTATTAAACAGGGAGGAGTCTGTCTTTTTCCAAACACTCCTTTTGCAGAAGGTTCATCTTACAAAGAACCAAATAAATAGGAAGTTAGAGCAGCGCTGTATCTATTGCTGCTTTCAAGTGGTGGAGTAATGCCTCCGGCGGTGGAGAGAGTGACGTCAGGTCTAGTTTCTTGAAATCTTCATTAGCACTCAATGATGTTAACACCTTCACAGCCCGCTTTAAATCAAACACCGCGTGGAGCATGCCCAAGGTGGAGATGGCAGCTTTTGGAGTGTTCTTTGCCGAAGCTTCGTCATCGAGGCCGTTTTCCAAGACAGAAATCCTGTTCTCCGCAATAACTTTGAGGAAGTTGTAGAACTCCTTGTAGTCTATACCCGTGCAAGACTTCATGATCAActaggggaagaaaaaaaaaaagcggcaCTGAAATGGAAACAACTCTCTTCTATTTACAGTAAGAATTACAAACCCATATTTTATTAAGCTAGTAACTATCTGGAATCATAAGAAACTatgtttaataatattttttgtaattctttACCTTACTTGAAATGCCACTGAGCCCCAAAACCAACACTCTGTTTCTTTTAAGTACCAAATTGCTGgtttttgaaagtatttttgaagGGTATCATCCTAGCAACAGTAACAGCCTCCAGAAATAAAACTTATATTTGTTTCATGCTTAAGATTTTGGAAGATACAAGATACAACACTACTCAGTACAGTAACGTGTTCTGAAAGCATCACTTTGCAGACACAGAAACTTGCTGCCACCTTCACCTTAATCTTGCTTGTCTCAAATTCATCGTTTCATCGTGAATCATCTTCAAATCAGTTCTTCTGTGTTATCTGTCTTAACCAGTTCTGCTGTTTATATGAAAAAGCACTTATATTTTATAAGGAGGAGGTAAATACTACATAAAGGATTGATTTTGATGCTAACACCTCTATAGTTGAACAAGAGTGGTTTAAGCATTAGTTTTTCAGACAATATCCTAACCCCCTCGACATAGCAAATATTCACTGGCACAAGCTTTTCCTTATCTTACTAAAGTAATATTTGATGTCCTGTAAAATTAAAGTCATCACCAATTCCTGCTTCTGTATGAAACGTGTCTTAATTCCAGATGTGAGGTTAAGGACTTGTGTGCCTTAGAACTCACAAGGTGGTGCAATGCACCCTGGAAATATGTGATTTTCAAATAGAGAGCCGTGCAACCAGCATCACGTTGTCATACCTGGCATTGTAGGTGCCAGTCATCCATAGGGTCCTTCCATTCATTGATTTCCCGCTGGACAGCTGCTAATTCATCCTGCAGGAAGCACCACATTATAGCCACGTTGCAGCCATTCACCCAGTTGTGGTTAATGGAAATTGTATCCTCCTGAAGGAATAATTTAGATGGTTATTAGGCTCTTACGTAGCAAAGTGAGAGAAAACAGCTGTAACAACACCAGTGCTGCATAATATAAAATCATATCCTTCAGCAAGGGAAGTGCTGCTTTGGCACCGATACCACCACTGTGCTGAAATGCTGTCTTTTTACTAAtgtccctgaaaaaaaaatcaaatattgtTTCATTCTGTAAACTGGCAAATGTCTCTATTTCCTCTGTCTGAgcataatttttaaaggcaCAAAGGTGAGAGGAGGTGGTGGGGAGAAAGGAATAAGTTTGTTAGTCTTGGTTTGTAATCATGAAGATCAATTTGTTAGCATTTTCCATTACTAAATTACAATTTACAGTTAGAAAACAAGAttaacagaatcatagaatcatttcagttggaagagaccttcaggatcatcgagtccaaccataacccaactctagcactaaaccatgtccctaagaacctcatctaaatgtcttttaaacccctccagggatggtgactccaccaactgccctgagcagcctgttccaatgcctgacaactcttcccatgaagaattttttcctaatatccaatctaaacctcccctggcacaacttgggCCTCACCATAAGCCCATCTCACCCAGCATTCTATTTCTTAGTGTTTAGTAGCATCTAATGAGGAAAAGCATATGAAAAGAGGGTGCAGACAGCTTCTTCAATTGTACAATCTCCCAGCTTCTAGTGGTCAATGACCCAAGGAGCTCATAagttcagttttgcttttagcCACCATCTCATGTAGCTACTGATAagattttttcctcccaaatatCTACATTTTTTGCAGCCCAGTTACGACTTTTGGCATCCACAACACGCTGTGGCAATAAAAAAAGCTTGACCTGATCCAAGCCTGTTGCCTGATTGTCTCTCtacattatggaaaaaaaaaaaaaaaatcggtaTCGATGATTTTACCAGATTGTAAACCTGATGATGCCATCCGCTGGGGATGAAGACTATTTCTCCTGCTTCCTGCACAATTTCAACAGGGGGTTGGCTTTGGTCGTAGCGAGGGTAAACGCTCCTGTCCTGAAGATTGGGCGCAGTCACGTCGAAGGGCAAGTTGCCGTGGCGGTCTTTGAGGTATTCTTCCTGTCCCGCGGGGTACAACAACCATTTCTTTCTCCCGCATATGTTGGCTGACCAGCTATAGGAACGGAAGACATCAGCGTGGAATGGAGTCctgtggggaaagaaaaaaaaaaatcagatgttaAAGTAAAACACAAGATTTAAAAGCTGTAAGATCAATTAAAGTCTGTGAGAATcaaacagacacacagaaatcaACCTTTACAGTGCAAACCTGACCCCAAACTGTCAAccctttcatttaattttgacTGCTTCAAGTATTAAAATGCCACTATAGCTACACAGTATTGCAGTATTTTCTACCCTCTGTGCTTCTCTATCAGTTAGTTTTGAATCTGATCCATAAATACCTCAAAGGCAGGAGATTCTGTGGTGTGAACTCATGAGAATATTGTAAATGCTACTTTATCACCTGGACTTAATTTTTcacctgcaaaatatttaaccAACTCATCGGTGCCTCTCCAAGGCTTTTGTTGACTGTGCAAATCACTAGCGGATGAGAATCCCCAAGGAGTTTCTGCTTTAAAACCTTATATAAGCTGGCTGACAACTTTTGGAGATTTAGCATGCACAAGTCAGGGCTTTTTGAAGTGCAAAAGCACTTCGACTGCATAAGGACAGctcaaattcagaaataaatgagCTGTTTGAGAAACAAGACTGGGTTCAAGTACAACAGTATGGCCACACGCTCCTTCTGCAGCATGAtgctatcacagaatcattgtggttggaaaagaccctcaggatcatcaagtccaaccataacccacccctggcactaccccatgtccctgagaacctcaactccacgtctgtccaacccctccagagatggtgactccagcactgccctgggcagcctgttccaatgccccacagccctttggggaagaaattgttccccagatccaacctcaacctcccctggcgcaacttgaggccgtttctttgtgtccctgtctcccctcagctcctgttctccaggctgaacccccagctccctcagccgctcccatcacacttgtgctccagccccttccccagctccgttcccttctctgaactcactccagcacctcagggcCTTTCTTGAAGAATAACAGAATAACAGAAACCACACTGGCTTACCATGAACCTTTAGGTCCCATGTAGACAAACCGATAATCATCCACAGCTACAGCATCCCAGTATTCATTCAGCCAGTCAGATGAGAAATACACAGGGGTTGTATAAACATCTTGCTCCGggaaagctcttaaaaagataATGGGTTGGGAACTGGTCTCAGAAAAATTCAGTGTTGCCCATTCTACTTCAGTTTCCAAAACCCAGATACAGAGACTAATCAGGTCTTTAGCAGGCCATTAATTAGCTGCCATCTCCTTTATTTCAATGACAGCTCGAATTTGCACACAATAGTGTTTTTCTGTCTCCCAGAAAAGCTGTGAAGATTAACTACTATTTGGGAGACTCCTCCTAATTACGACAAAGACAGTTCCTAATAAAAACATTCTCTTTAGATGAGATGCCTGCAAGAGTGGTTGTCCAACTggatcacagaatagtttgggttggaagggaccttcaaagctcatctagtccaaacttCCTCTATTGTAAGTCACCGGCACactcaaaaatgaaaacaaggtgATCACGAGAAAGTTGGATTaagagcaggaaggaagaagataTTTGAGTGAAAAGACATAAAAATCCTATGCGGACATGAGGGATGGACAATGCATCCACCTTGCaagcaggaggctggaggaCAAGGAAAGCCAGAACAGGGTGAACTTTAATGTCTGGGAAGgttaagagaaaagaaaatggagaataaaGGAGCAGAAATATCCCCCTTCTTTTTAAGAAGGTTCATGCTGTAGCAGTTAAACAAAAGTCAAATGTTCCAGCCACATGGGATAACAGGCATTTAAAACAGAGATAGAATGCAAAGTGCTCAAGATCATCAGCCTCATCAGAAAACAACTCATTTAAGGATCTTGCTGTGTGAAATACGCCAAGAACTGTGTGGTACAAACCTGATATATCTCTTACCTGCTCAGGTGCCAGTCCTTCAGATAAAGGCACCCACGGGATGACCGGTAGCCGTTTTTAATGTACTCTTTCCAGTAATTTACATATTCCTTGAAGGGGAGCTGCTCCTTCGGGTTAGAATTGTACTCTTTGACATCACAGTTGGCGACAGGTACCACAGCCTCTCCTGAAATATAAACTCTTTGAGCCCACGTGGGGACAGAATAATTGACGCTGAAACTGAAGTCACTTAACTCTATCCACTGGCAGCGGTCTCTAATTTCTGTGTCTTCTGATGCTAAGCACAGCACAAACACATAAAGCAACAATACCTGCCCCAGCTCTCACTCCCAGCACCA encodes:
- the JMJD4 gene encoding 2-oxoglutarate and iron-dependent oxygenase JMJD4: MDRATFACSTAFFRDYNSSSQGAFCGGHVDFIEKVESFTYSDFFRDYLIPNHPCIFSAKFTEDWGSRRNWVTWDGKPDFDHLLQKFGEAVVPVANCDVKEYNSNPKEQLPFKEYVNYWKEYIKNGYRSSRGCLYLKDWHLSRAFPEQDVYTTPVYFSSDWLNEYWDAVAVDDYRFVYMGPKGSWTPFHADVFRSYSWSANICGRKKWLLYPAGQEEYLKDRHGNLPFDVTAPNLQDRSVYPRYDQSQPPVEIVQEAGEIVFIPSGWHHQVYNLEDTISINHNWVNGCNVAIMWCFLQDELAAVQREINEWKDPMDDWHLQCQLIMKSCTGIDYKEFYNFLKVIAENRISVLENGLDDEASAKNTPKAAISTLGMLHAVFDLKRAVKVLTSLSANEDFKKLDLTSLSPPPEALLHHLKAAIDTALL